In the genome of Candidatus Falkowbacteria bacterium, the window CAGAAATTCCAGACCGAGGCGCGCGAGAATATCCCGTATTTATCTATAATTTCCAGCAAGAACGGAACCAAAAATTATATCAATGTGGTCAACCGGAGCCAGGACAGCGCCATCTTGGCCACGATCAGGACCAATATCGACTATACCACCGTCAAGGTTTCGGAAATTGCTCCGTCTTCGATGGAGGCTCATCCTTATCGCGACGACGGGTATAAGGAAAATATCACGACTCAGGACAAGACGTTGTCCGTGAGCGGCGATTTCAATTACAGTTTCAAGCCGTTCTCTGTGACCACTTTCGAATTCAATGTCACGGCTCCGCTGATTTCCGGCGGCTATCCGGCCAGCATCTTGCCGGCGACGGCTGACCATGCGACGTTGCGGGTAAATACTGACAAGCCGGCCAGCTGCCGCTACAGCCTCAAACCGAACGAGAGTTATCCTGCCATGGAGCGGCAGCCTTTCGTCACGGCTAATGGCGTGACCCATACGGTCACCGTGCCAGGTTTGAAGCCGGGCAAGTCTTATGAGTATTTCGTCAAATGCCAGAACGGCGGCGGCGCTTCCAACACTTCCGATTATCATATCAGATTCAGCATCGCTGCTCCGGCCAACCCGACAAGCTGCATCCTGTCTCCGGATGGAGGCAATCATTTCCGCGGCCGGAACGTCACTATAAATTGCGGGCAGAACGTCGTGGCCGCCAGCTATCAATGGGACCAGGGACCGGTGATCGAATTCAAGAACAGCACCTCGACCTGGTTTGCCGCGGACAAGAAAAGGACCCTAAACCTCAAATACCGCTACCGCCCCAATTCTCAAGGATCGGCGGCAGAAAAACAAGTCAAAATCGCCAAAGCTTTTGACGCGAACCAGAGGTTCTGTAACATTTCTCCTGGAGGCGGCATCTTCACCCGCGAGGTCAATGTCTTCATCGAGTGTGGCAAGAACGTTAAGCGCAGCACTTGGCGCTGGGGCAACGGCCCGGTCTATAACTTCAGCCCGTCCACCGATGTGAAATTTGCCGGTGATTTTTCAAAGAGCCTGATCATCTCTTTCGCTTACGATCAGGCCAATGGCAAAGGAGTGGAGGAGAAGATCGTCAGATTTTCCAAGAATTTCCAAGTGCCTCAGTGCGTCGATTCCGATAGCGGCAAGAACCAATTCCAGCGAGGCTCGCTGCTTTACACCGGTCAGACTATCAAGCGCAGTTACGCTGACACCTGCAACGGCAGCGCCTTAACCGAGTATTATTGCAAAGGCGGGTTGATGGGCTTTGTCAGGATCCAGTGTCCGGACGGCTGTGCCAACGGGGCCTGTATTTCCAAAAAGTAGCTTGATAATATGGAAAAGGCTCCGACTAGGGGCCTTTTTTTGTTTGCGGCTTATGTGCTAAAATAGAATCAGCCCTTGGATAAAGAAAACCATGGGCGGATATAATTCAAACCAACTATATGTTCGGCAAAAAAAAGACACCAAGCGAGCTTTATTTGAGAATTTTGGATAATTTCCCCAATCCGATCTGGCGGGCCGGCACTGATGCCAAGTGTAATTTCTTCAACAAGGCCTGGCTTCAATTTACCGGACGCACCATGGACCAGGAAATGGGCGATGGTTGGGTCGAGGGCGTGCATCCGGACGAGCTCCAGGCTTGCGTAGCTGACTATCTCGAAGCCTTCAATGCCCGCCGATCTTTCAAGCTCGAGTACCGGCTGAAGCATGCTGACGGAACCTATCACTGGCTTTTGGATTTCGGCAGCCCATTCTTCGATGACGACGGCACATTTTTGGGCTACATCGGCTCCTGCTATGATGAGAACGAACTCAAGCTCAGCGTTGAAAAGACCAACAAGGATAACGCCGAGCTGGAAGAGTTGAACATCATGATGTCGGGACGTGAAAAGAAAATGATTGAACTCAAAGAGGAGATCGAGCGGCTGAAAAAGAAGTACGGCGAAGAACGATAATCATACCTATAACAAAACAAGCTCCGAAAGGAGCTTGTTTTGTTATATGAGGCTTATTCGATTCTTACAATCTTATATTCGACGTTCTTGCTGGCGGTGATTACGCGCTTGACCTCGCCGACCGAGCCGCCGAGCAGGGCACGGCCGACTGGGGAGTTGCGGGAGATGACGTCGGAGAACGGGTCGGTTTCGGAAGAGCCCAGGATCAGGAAGGTCTTCTCTTTGCCATTGACCTCGACCGTGACTTTACTGCCCAGCTCAACTAGCCCGGTCTTAGGTCCAGGCTTGATGATGACCGCCTGCTTGAGGTGCTCTTCCATGTCTATGACTCGCTGGTTGATACCGCGCAAGCGGCCCTTGGCCATGCTGTAGGCGGCGTTATCTGAAAAATCGCCCATCTCGGCCAACCTCTTGACTTCGGCCGCTGCCCGCGGGTGGCTGACTTTTTTCAGGCGTTCCAGCTTGGCTTTGAGCTCGTTGAACTTATCCTCTGTCATGTGAGGATCGGGCTTCAAGTGGGTGTATTTCCCGGGTTTTCTGACTGGTACTTGCATAAGCTTATTATATTGGCTCAGATGGGTAATGGCAAGGATAAAAAAAGAGGGAAGACCCGAAACGTTATCGTTTCCAGTCTTCCCTCGGTCAGGCGGGTTGCGCAATTCAGTCGGCCAGACGTTCGATCCGGTCGTCGCTCATGACGGCGGTCATGATAATGCCCTGGGTTTCAGGGGAGAACTTTTCCAAGTTCATCATCATGAAGATTTCGGCCGGCATGCCGTTGACGATGGTCGCGTCGATCGTTTTTTCGGTGCAGATGCGGCGCAGTTCGGTTTCGAGCTGCTGGAGCTTTTCTTCCTCGCTGCCTTCGGTGATGTTGGTCATCTTCGGCTGGCGGAGGTGGCCGGTTTCCAGGGCATCCATGCCCAGGGATTCGCGGATCATGACCGCTTTAAGGTCGGGGCACGAAGGCAGTCCCGGGCATTCAAGGCACTTGGAAGAGTCAGTGTCTTCGCCGTCTTCCATGAGGTCGTGGATGGAGCCGAACGGCATGCCTGGCATGCCGGCAAGCGCACCCATCATCTCCAGGGAGGTTCCGTCGAAGTCATCATCCATGATGCTGTGCAGCAGGCTGCCTAGGAGGCCGCCGATCATGGAGCCATGACCGGGTTTTTCCTCACGGAGCAGCTGCTCGAGCTTGGCCCGGAGCCGGAAATTGAGATCAAGTCCGGTCTCATCGGCGATGTCCAGGATTTTCTGGGCCACGTCTTTGCCGCCGAAGTGGGACGACCTGATGGATTCGGCGATTCGGCCGGCCTGCCAGGTGTTGGCGAGGCCGTTGTCTTCGAGGAAGGCCAGGAGGAAACGGTGTTTCGCGGTCTGGAGGGTGAAGGCGTCGGCGATCTCGGTGGCCGAAATCACGTCGTGCTTAACCTTGGGTATAGCCAAGCTGATGATGAGGTCTTCGGCGATACGGGAATCGGTGCCGTCTTTCGAGCTGTCATCGACGATTTCGGCGAGCATCTTGATGCTGGTGGGCGTCATGGTGCGGCCGGATTGGGCTGCCAGTTCTTCGCCGCGGCTGCGGAGAAGGTCTCGGACGCGGGCGGCGTCCTCGTTGGCGTTTCCGCTTTTGATACCTTTGCAGACGTGGTTCAGGAGCAGGATGATGCTCCGCAGGTCACGGGTACGAGCGGCGTAGCTCTCGATCAGGCGGGACCGGATGTGTCCCATGGTGATTGTCTCGAACATCTCGATGAGATCATCGATCCCGTGGACCAACAGCATGGTCTTGGCGACGTAGCAGTCGGTCAGTTCACGGAACCATTTTTCGACGAAGATATTCGACACTTTGAGCTGCATGCACTCCTGGATGAAGCCGTGGATGGCCAAGGGGGCGACCTTGAGACGGAAGAGGTTTAAGCTTCGGATCTGTTTCTCAAGGGCCTTCTTCTTCCGGTACATCTTGAGCGTTTTCATCATGGCGTTTTTCTCCTCTTGGGGGTTGGACTTCTTGGGGTTGGCAGAAAGCTGACAGGGCTGAATTGTGCAATTTTCAAAAAAACAATATTTTATATTAGCATATTTTGCCTAATTTGTCAACATATTTATTGCCCCGGGCCAGAACAAACGGCCCCTTGTCGGGTTATTTTGGCTAAGGTTATCACAGGAAAAATGATGTAACAAAAGGCGGTTCAAGGGGTAATATATATGCATTATTCATTATTATTAACGGTACTATATATGGAATATAGGTATTTTGTCCGTAAAATCCATCAGCCGACCCCTGAGATCGTAGCTTTGGAATTAGCCGACAGGCTGGGCCGGCCGGTTTTTGCGTTCAGGCCAGGGCAGTATGTGATGATTGCCTATACAAACGCGAAGGGCTTGCTTGAGCGCAAACATGCCTTTTCTTTGGCCAGCTCACCCACTGAAACCGACCACATCAAGCTTGGCATTAAAGTTGGCGGGAAATTCACCCAAGGGTTGTTAGGCCTTAAGCCAGGTGACCAGGTCATCGTCAATGGCCCGTTCGGCAACTTCGTCTTCGATGAGGCCAAGCACAAGAATGCGGTCTTCTTGGCTGGCGGCATCGGCATCACGCCTTTCTACAGCGCCCTCAAATATGCCACCGACAGGAAACTCGATAACAGGATGACTTTGCTATATAGCAACAGGACACTGGAGCGGACACTATATTACCGGGAGATCAAGGCGCTCGAAACCAAGAATAAGAATTTGCGAGCGCTGTTCTCGGTAACTGACAAGAACATCCTGCCAGTTGCCGGCAGGGTGGTGAACAAACGCCTGGACGGTCAGGTTATAAACGAATTCGTCGGTGGCCATGAAGGCAAGACTTTTTTCATCTGCGGCCCGGCGCCTTTCATGAAGGCGATGAAAGGCGATTTGCTCGGTCTCGGCGTCAAGCCGTCCCAGATCGAAATGGAGGGCTTTTCGATGATGACCGGCAGCGGCGCCTTGGCAGGCACCAAAAACGTGGCTTATGCCATGGGCTTTTCCGGCGCCTTGATGCTAGGCTCTTTCTATCTGATCGCCAATCCAGGCACTACGCCATCGCTCGATAGTCTGGAAAAGCTTGGCTTGTCCAACTACTTGTTAAACAGTGATTCGTCGCCCGAGGCGCAAGCAGCAGAAGTTCCGGTGGTGATGGCAGAGTCCGGTCTCCCGGTTTCTGATGTTTTGGCTGCAGCCGATGCCGCCGGCACAAGCACTGGGTCCGGAATATTGGCCTTGGCCGAAGTTGCCCAGGAAGCAAATGCCGCCAACACAACGGCAGCTGCTGTTCAGTTGCCAGCGGTAAAAAAAGCTGCTACGGCAACCACGGCTCCAACTCCAGCCCCGGTGACTCATGCCTCGCCGGTCAAGGAAGCTGCTGCAGTTTCTAAGTCGGCTACGCCAGCCGCAACCGCCAGCAAAACAGCGTCCGCTCCAACCCCGGTCACCTCGGCCTCGGCCCCTGCGCACACCACCCCGACCGTCACAGCCCCCACACCTGCCACACCGACTACAGCGACTGCCCCAAGTACGGCGCCAACCCCGGTCACCTCGGCCTCTGCTCCGGCCAGTACTCCCGCTGCGCCGAGCACTCCGAGCACCCCGACTACGGCCAGCCAGCCTACTGCGCCAGCGCCGGCTCCAACTACCTCGGCGTCAGCTCCGGCCGCTTCCGGGTCCTCATCAAACACGACGCCTACCACCGTGAATACTTCGACGCCTACACCTACCACGCCAGTCAGCAGCAGGAGTAGAAGCAATGACGATGACGACGATTAAACAAACTTGCATATGAGAAAAACATTAGACACATTATTATTGACAGCGTTGGTCGCGGTTTTCGGGATCGGCGGTTACAAGCTCGGTTCCAAGAAGGAGCGGATCGAGGTGTTTGCCGCCATCCCGCCAGCCGCCGCCCCACGGGAAAGCGGGTTGCCTCAAGCGGGCGAGGTTCAGACAGCCAATACTGAGGCGGCAACTTCAAGCGCCCCAACGGTTCCTCAAGATGTTGCGTTAAAACCAGCCCAGGCAGCAGCCGTCCCGCCAGCTAAGCCGGCGACCACCCAAGTTTTGGGCAGCAAAGTGACCAAGACCCCAGCCCCTGTCGTACCGGCTGCACCAGCGGTCCAGCCGTCTGTTCCGGCTGTGGCACAACAGCCAGCCGCCGAACCGCAGCCGACAACCAAGGTTTCTTAGAACCACGCCTTCTTAATCAAATCCTAATGATTTTGAGCCCATAATCAGAATAAACAGATAAGATGAAATCCATATGACTTGGAAAAAATTCAGCGCGTTGGGCACGGAAATAATCATCAGCGCCGCCTTGAAGCCGGGGGAAGAGAATAAGATCGACTCGGCTGAAAAAGAGATCAATGATTTCGAAAAGAGATTCAGCCGCTTCATTGTCGGCAACGAGCTCTATAAATTGAACAGTTCGGCGGCCGGAGAGTTCGAGGCCAGTCCGGTTATGTCTGATTTGTTGCGTGAGGCGAAAGGCCTCCATGAAGAGACCGGCGGTCTGTTCGATCCGACCATCATCGGCAGCCTCGAAGATATAGGTTATGACCGCAGCTTCGTGGCTGGAGCCCAGGATGAGGAGACTGAGCCGGTTGATGCTGGCAAAATCAGCAAACGGTTCGCCGCCCGTCCACGGATGTCCGAACTGGTAATCGACGGTAATTTGGTAAGAAAACCAGCCGGCCTGAGAATCGATTTGGGCGGCTTAGGCAAAGGCTATATAGTGGACCGCTTGGCCGACGGCATCTTTAAGGATGTCGAGGATTTCTGGATATCGGCCGGTGGAGATTTGGTAATCAAGGGCAACGCCGAAGGGAGTAAAGGCTGGAAGGTCGGCGTCCAGAACCCGAACAAGCCGGAGAAGGAGATTTTTTCGGTCGTTACCAAAGGGGAAAAGGTCGGTGTCGCCACCTCCGGCATATTCAAGCGCCGAGGACAGCGCGGCGGTGTGGATTGGCACCACTTGATCGACCCGCGGACAGGCTTGCCAGCCGATAATAATATCCAAGCGGTTACGGCTATCGCCTCGAGCGCGGCCAGGGCTGACGTCCTCGCGAAGACCGTATTAATCCTGGGGGAAGAAGAGGGTCTCCGTTTCATCGACGGGCAGCCAGACTCCGCTTGCATCATTTTTTTCAAAGACAGGGGATTGAAATTCTCCGAGAGAGCATTTAATTATTTCTGATATGTACAAGGTATTTGCCACAATCATTTTCTTGCTGCTGATAGGGTCGGCCGGCTTCATGTTCGGGACCAAGAACCGTGAAGTCGAGTACGTCGTGCGCGGCGGATCAGGCGTTCCGTCCTCGACGGTAGTCGTCAGCCAGTCGAACTCGGGCGAGAAGCGTCTTTGGGGGCTAGTGCCAGCCGACAAGGTCGCTAGCATCCCTTGGTATGTCTCACGATCGGCAGCCGTTGTTTCCTACTTGGTGATGTTCCTGGTCATCCTTCTCGGGACCGGCATGACGACCGGCTTCGCTTATCGCTTGCTTGACCCGGTCATCGCTTGGAGCACGCACCAGTATCTGGCCATATCCTTGGGGGTGACTTTGGCCGTGCACGTCATCTCTATCTATTTCGATGAGTTCATTAATTTTTCGGTGTCCGACTTGCTGGTGCCGTTCGTTTCTGATTACAAGACGGTTTATCTGGGGCTTGGCATCATCGGTTTTTACATTCTGATTCTGACCGTATTATTTTCGATCTTCTTAAGGCTCAAATCGCCTAAATTCTGGCGGGCGACGCATTTCTTGGTGTATCCGATGTTCGCCCTGTCCCTGGTCCATGGCCTGTTCATCGGCAGCGACTCGGGCACATTGGCTATGAAGCTGGTTTACTGGGTGACGGGAGCTATTTTCGCCATCCTGCTGGCCTATAGGTTCGCCGTTTATCCGCTTAAAGCCAGGGCCCCGAAAACGCCTTGACTTTTTGGCCAAAAAATGCTAATTTAAAGGACAATTTAGTCTTTCGTTTGGAAGGCTATTTTTTGTTTTTTTGACAACGGAATGATCGAAATCTAATCGTATCTCATTGACTATCACACAGAGACAGTTGACAGCTGCTCGCAACCCACGAAAGGAGAAACTGCTTATGAAGATGCCCAAGGACAGGTTTTTCAGAAGGATGGAGGCGCAAGGCTTGGCCTTGTCTTATGGCGATGTCAGGATGCGGACCGGCTACTCCGAAGTATTGCCGTCCGATGTCCTAGTCAATTCGCTGTTTTCACGGAACGTCCCCCTCAACTGCCCGATCATCAGTTCGCCCATGGACACGGTCACCGAACGCAAGATGGCCATCCAGATGGCCAAGCTGGGCGGGCTCGGCATCATCCACAAAGGCCTGAATCCCAAGGATCAGGCCGCCGAAGTCGCCAGCGTCAAGTTCTATCTGAACGGACTGATCAAGAAGCCGATCTGCTTCCAAGAGGAGGCGACCATCGGCGAGATCGAACGCATCATGGAGGAGAAGGGGTACAAGGAACGTTTCCAGAGTTTCCCCATCCTTGATAGCGATGGCAAGCTGGTCGGACTCCTGACGCACAACGACTTCGAGTTCTGTCTGAATCCCGAGTTGACGGCCAGACAGGTGATGTCGCACGAGCTGATCAAAGCGCAGCAAGGCATCGGCCTCGAGGAAGTCTTCCGCATGATGGTCGGAAACAAGAAGAAGGTGATACCCGTAGTCGACGGCGAGGGCCAAATCGCCGGCATGTATGTCTACAAGGACGTCAAGCGCATCATGACCGGAGGGGACCCGATCTATAATCTGGATCCCAACGGCAACCTGCGCGTCGGTGCAGCCATCGGCGTAGGCGAAGAGGCCCTGCAACGGGCGGAGCTGCTTTACAACAAGGGGGTCGACGTGGTCGTAATCGATACGGCCCATGGCGACACTCTGGGAGCAGTCACCACCTTGAAGGAGCTGAAGCGCCTATATCCAGGCCTCGACGTAGTAGTCGGCAATATCTCCGAAGGAGAATCGGCCCGGCGCTTAGCCGAAGCCGGAGCTGACGGGCTGCGCATCGGACAAGGTCCGGGCTCGATCTGCACGACGCGGGTCGTGGCCGGTATCGGCTGTCCGCAAGTGACGGCGGTCTATAACTGCGCCAAGGCGGTCAGGGGCATACACGTGCCTGTTTGCGCCGACGGCGGGATCGAAGACACCGGCGATATAACCATAGCCATGGCGGCCGGCGCCCACTCGGTCATGCTCGGCAGCATGCTGGCGGGTACGGACCAGGCGCCTGGGGACATCATCCAGGTCAGCGGCATGCCCATGAAGCGCTATCGCGGCATGGGCTCGCTCGGCGCCATGCAATCGAGCATGGAGTCGCGCAAGCGCTATGGCCAAGGGATGAGCCTCAAAGACAAACTGGTG includes:
- a CDS encoding PAS domain-containing protein, which encodes MFGKKKTPSELYLRILDNFPNPIWRAGTDAKCNFFNKAWLQFTGRTMDQEMGDGWVEGVHPDELQACVADYLEAFNARRSFKLEYRLKHADGTYHWLLDFGSPFFDDDGTFLGYIGSCYDENELKLSVEKTNKDNAELEELNIMMSGREKKMIELKEEIERLKKKYGEER
- a CDS encoding transcription elongation factor GreB, coding for MQVPVRKPGKYTHLKPDPHMTEDKFNELKAKLERLKKVSHPRAAAEVKRLAEMGDFSDNAAYSMAKGRLRGINQRVIDMEEHLKQAVIIKPGPKTGLVELGSKVTVEVNGKEKTFLILGSSETDPFSDVISRNSPVGRALLGGSVGEVKRVITASKNVEYKIVRIE
- a CDS encoding FAD:protein FMN transferase, with the protein product MTWKKFSALGTEIIISAALKPGEENKIDSAEKEINDFEKRFSRFIVGNELYKLNSSAAGEFEASPVMSDLLREAKGLHEETGGLFDPTIIGSLEDIGYDRSFVAGAQDEETEPVDAGKISKRFAARPRMSELVIDGNLVRKPAGLRIDLGGLGKGYIVDRLADGIFKDVEDFWISAGGDLVIKGNAEGSKGWKVGVQNPNKPEKEIFSVVTKGEKVGVATSGIFKRRGQRGGVDWHHLIDPRTGLPADNNIQAVTAIASSAARADVLAKTVLILGEEEGLRFIDGQPDSACIIFFKDRGLKFSERAFNYF
- a CDS encoding IMP dehydrogenase yields the protein MKMPKDRFFRRMEAQGLALSYGDVRMRTGYSEVLPSDVLVNSLFSRNVPLNCPIISSPMDTVTERKMAIQMAKLGGLGIIHKGLNPKDQAAEVASVKFYLNGLIKKPICFQEEATIGEIERIMEEKGYKERFQSFPILDSDGKLVGLLTHNDFEFCLNPELTARQVMSHELIKAQQGIGLEEVFRMMVGNKKKVIPVVDGEGQIAGMYVYKDVKRIMTGGDPIYNLDPNGNLRVGAAIGVGEEALQRAELLYNKGVDVVVIDTAHGDTLGAVTTLKELKRLYPGLDVVVGNISEGESARRLAEAGADGLRIGQGPGSICTTRVVAGIGCPQVTAVYNCAKAVRGIHVPVCADGGIEDTGDITIAMAAGAHSVMLGSMLAGTDQAPGDIIQVSGMPMKRYRGMGSLGAMQSSMESRKRYGQGMSLKDKLVPEGVEGVVPYKGDVEKVIVQCLGGLRAGMGYCGARNVEELQEKADFHRISGSGLKESHPHGIIITEEAPNYKQQR